TAGTATCCTCTGGCTAGGCCTGGTCCAGCAATGCAAATCTCCCCGTAGTGAGACTCGGCTTGCCCATCAAGTAACATTACACGGCTGTTTGACATTGGACGCCCCAAAGTGATTGGCTTATCAGGGTAAAGTCGAGACACCAGACATGCAAAAGTAGTTTCTGTAGGCCCGTAGAAGTTATATATGGGAGAAGTCGGCAAAGATGCTGCCCACTTGCGAACCAGTGAAGCGGGGGCTGCTTCTCCCCCAATCATGATGGCTCGCAAGTTGGAATAGCTCGCCGGATCCTGAATTGTAGCCAACACTGAAGGTGTACATGCCATAATTGTGCAGAGTGTCGCGGTGTACAAGAAATCGGCCGGAGTGGCAATCTTCAGCTCCGCGCCATTACACAATGCCGACACGGTAACAGCCGTGCAAGCATCAAAAGCGGGAGAAAAGattaaaataactatatCAGCTGGAGACGAGCTCAAGTTGAACGGTGTTAtttctcctccttgttgGACATAATTTAGGACTGAACTGTGAGGAATCATGACCCCCTTTGGCGTAGAGGTTGTGCCTGATGTAAAAATTATAAAGGCAAGGTCACTGGGATCAATTCGTTTCCAGGGGCGATCCAGTTCGTTATCCCAGTGTCGCTCGATGGTCGGTGTAAAGGCACTTTCGATTTCTTTCAGCGAAATTTCCTCGTATCCAGGATATTCCTCCGTACTGGTATTCAAAACGACACGGGCAGATACTCGCTTCAGCGTTGATTGGATGCGATCTTTGCTCCAAGATTCCACATCGACGGGCACGTACAAAGCGCCTGTCTTAAGAACGCCTAAGAAGCAAATTACCATTTCGGGGCTTCTCTGGGCCATGACAGGGATTTTATCGCCGGACTCGATTCCTCTCTGCAATAAAAGCCATGCAATATGAGATGTAGCAATGTCAAGCTCAGCGTATGTAATCTTTCTGTCACCAAAAGAAATGGCAACATGGTCAGGCTGCTTCTGTGACCATTCTTCGATGAGATCACATATCGTTCTAGGCTCTTTGTGAGCCCTTTCAGCGGTAATCGCCATATTTGATCTCCCTTTTGGCGCCGGCGTGGCAATTGATGAGTTTTGTGACCAAAGTGAGAGGTATTATCGGGATCGGGGGGAGGCTAGACGTATTCTGTTATCTTGGTTACGAATAGTAACCGTTCACATCTTGTAACCAAATTTCCAGTTATTGTTGAGAGGTATTTCTAGAGAATCCAAGCTCATGTCATGATGATATATTTATACGAAAGATGCTGGACAATACATGTAAGCTGACGCTGTTGTTGTCTTTTGTTCTCCACAAGGGCTGAGCTTACAGTGATAAACAAGCCAAACTTATTTGTCAACCACGAGTGGCGTCTTATGGAGAGCTCCGATCAAACATCACAAACATCAGGGTACTTTGTAAGGTTTTTGTGTCGAAATAGCCCTCTTGAAGGCCTTTACAGGGTAAGTCAAGATGGGAGTGAGACGGCTCATATCGGTCTATAAACGTATATAGATAGGGGGTCTCGGCGAATATTTGGTTGGCCTGCGCACTTTTCCGTGTGCACGGCACGGACTCGGTTCGTTAAGGCTATAGCGACCGAAATACtccatactccgtacaaacACCTAGAACCAACAGTATCTCTTCTTTAGCATACTGACTGGCCTCTCGGTATATATAGCATCTAAAGACGTCTTTTCATATATTAGGTTCGATTCGAAGCCATTCAATATGGATAACAGACTCGCCTGTCATCTACTTTCTCGTAGATATTATTACTATTCGACTTTACTGCTATACAGCTGCAAAGATATCACGGCCTTCTTATAAAACGGCTAAACAACAATGTCTGGTGGGAAAGCAGAGCCTTCTCTTGTGCCGAAACCTCTCGCTATTCGCGACGAGCATGAATCCGAAGGAACCAATCGCGTATTAAAACCCGAATGGAAAATGTCGAACCGCACATTATTGGTCTTCATTACCATCTGCGTTTTAACACTCATGGTTGCTTTGGATAGCACATCAATCGGTGTAGCATTGCCAGTCAGTACAACTGACCTTCGTTGATGCACGTATTCAGCTGATTAAAAATGAACTTGTAGACAATTTCAAGAGCGCTTCATAGCTCCGGCATAGAAACCTTCTGGGCCGGTACTGGATTTTTGTTGTGTGCAACAGGTATATTCCGCCTTACATCGTCTCTATCCTTCCGCAGTGCTAACCAACATACTGATGCGCAGTCTTCCAGCCAAattttgtttccttttccaccATCTTTGGTCGTCGATCTCTCTTCATTGTTGGCatagttttctttttcatcggTGCCGTGGTAGCAGGTGTATCGAAAAATGTTACCCAACTACTAGTTGGTCGATGCATACAAGGTGTCGGTGGGGGAGGCATCTCGGCCATTACCGAAGTTCTCATTGCTGACTTGGTGCCGATACGATATCGAGGACAGTATTACGGCCTCATGAATGCCATGTGGAGCGTTGGATCTGTCTGTGGTCCCATTATTGGAGGCGCTTTCGCAGGCAGCGCGTCATGGGTAAGAAACAGCACCAGTACAAGTTACATGTCTGCGGGTGGCTAATATCCGTGGTATCAAACTGTAGCGGTGGATATTCTACATCAATTTCCCCTTCGTCGGAATTGGAATTGTTTGTGTTGTCGTCTTTATGAACCTTCACTTCGTCCCAACATCACTTTCTGACAAGCTTCGTCTAATTGATTACATCGGttccgtcatcttcatcggtAGCACGACGGCATTTCTCATTCCCTTGACGTGGGGTGGCGTCGTGTACAGCTGGCATTCGTGGAGAACACTGGTCCCTCTCATTATTGGCAGCGTCGGGTGTGGCGTATTTGTCGTTTATGAAGCGTACTTTGCCCCTGCTCCCATCATTCCGATCGATCTCTTCAAGAAGCGTACTGCCAGCGTCTCGTTTGTCAGTGCCGGGCTCTCGGGGCTGCTCGTTTGGTGCATCGTCTACTACATGCCGTTGTATTTCCAGGCCGTGAAAGAGTACAGCCCCGTCTTAACCGGAGTGTGTATCTTCCCTCAAACGTTCACTGTGGCACCCGCAGGTGCGATAGCTGGCATAGCCATCACAAAGTCTGGCAGATACCGATGGGCAATTTGGTCGGGGTGGGCTCTGGCGACTCTAGGTCTGGGTTTGCTTTGCATTCTGGAGGTCGGAACAAGTGTGCCTGGTTGGATCTTCCTGAATGTGGTCTCAGGAATCGGTCTCGGATTCCTCTTTCCATCGGTGGCCTCAGCAATACAAGCGGCTACTGCTCCGGAGCATGTTCCAATGGCTTTGGCCATGTTTAGTTTCTTCAGATCGCTCGGCCAGGCTGTAGGAGTCGCCATCGGAGGGGTGATATTCCAAAACCGGATGACCGCAAACCTCCTCAATTACCCAAAACTTGCGCCAAACGCCACAGCTTATGGTGCCGACGCCGCCGGCTTAGTCGATATCATCAAATCGATGCCCAGTGGCCAGAACAAGCATGATCTTCAACAGGCCTTTGTCGATAGCCTGCGCATTGTTTGGGCAGTCTGCTGCGCTCTGGCTGGTTTCGGGCTTCTCCTCAGTCTGCTCAACCAAAGTTACAGCATTGATCAAGAACTTGCTAGCAGCCAAGGAATCGTTGAGAAACATCAGCTTCGTCCTCATGCGGAGAGCACGGGAGCTTGATATCATATCAGATTGCCCCAATCCGTCTTAATTAGAATAAGCTTCAGTCTCCGCCAAGATCCACCTACAACAAGCGATTCAACGCTTGGAACATCTTCCGTAGTATAGTGGTCAGTATGCAAGCTTGTCACGCTTGAGACCCGGGTTCAATTCCCGGCGGGAGAGACCGCCAGCAGTTCCAAACTGTAAATTCTTTTTGCCGAgttgttctctttttatatcatcgtttgttttttttgcgTTTCTCGTTTATATCCGTACTGCCTAGGGTGAGGGACATCAAATTCGTGGCTGCGGGTAAGCAGTGCATGATGCAGTTCATCTCCGAGGCTATGTCCATATCAAACCGCTGTGGGTCAATGGGATTAATCACTAATGCGGAGGCATTCTGCATGTGCGAATAGAAGGATGTCTGGAGCTTCTCATCTGTTGCGGGGATCGTTGGAGTATCTATCAACCTAGGAATTGAATAAGATTGATTGGTTCGTTCTCAGTGATCACTCTGCACATGTAGTTAgtagcagctgctgcagacaTGATCCAACCGATTGCGAGCCCTTGGCTACTGATGGCGACATGAGCGCAGGTGATTTTTGGCTTAGGTAACAACATCAACGTCCTATCATGAGAGACCAGCCTTCTCCAACCTTCATGACGACATTCAGAGAACAGGTGTAGGTGATAACATTTAGCCGATGGTGGAGTGGTGATTTGTAAAGCCGGGCCACGTACCGATGTGAGCAAACAGAATAAATCGGGCACACGCGCGAGCAAACCATGTTCTTCTTTGTAGGCCCTGACCACGAGGCATTTCAAGATATCCTGTAATTAGCTTTGTTTAAGTATTCTAAAAGACAAATTCTATTCAATatggccgccgccgccgttcAAATCCCTAGACAGCCGGACATTTCATATGCCCCCGACTATGACAACTACCTCAACCGCATCAAGCGGCGCCaggagagcgagaagctggaaaagtCTCTCCCCCAAGGATTTCCCGCCAAGCTTGAGTCCGATCTTGTCTGGGATGGAAGGAACTTGGCCGATACATACGACTGGAACTACGTTTTGACCGAGAGCGATATTGCTGAGGTCGACCAGGCTCTTCGCCACTTCAAGTGTGAGATCCCTGGATTGTCTCCTGATGAGTGAGATCATGGGCGATTATACTAACACCACGGCTCAATAGCACTCAACTTGGGTCTGGGTTACGTTACTCAAGAGACTTTTCCTTTACCAAAACTTCATGATACTCTACGGGAGATCTCAAAAGAAGTTCACCTAGGTCACGGTTTCAAGGTCGTCAAGGGTGTTCCGGTTGACAACTACAGCCGCGAGGAGAATGTCATCATCTATGCCGGCATTGCATCTCACATTGCCCCAATCCGTGGCCGCCAAGACCATCAACTCGACGGAAAGCCAGCTGATGTTGTTCTCGCACACATCAAGGATCTCAGTCAGGAGATTGATCCTCACAAGAT
This genomic stretch from Trichoderma breve strain T069 chromosome 1, whole genome shotgun sequence harbors:
- a CDS encoding major facilitator superfamily domain-containing protein, with product MSGGKAEPSLVPKPLAIRDEHESEGTNRVLKPEWKMSNRTLLVFITICVLTLMVALDSTSIGVALPTISRALHSSGIETFWAGTGFLLCATVFQPNFVSFSTIFGRRSLFIVGIVFFFIGAVVAGVSKNVTQLLVGRCIQGVGGGGISAITEVLIADLVPIRYRGQYYGLMNAMWSVGSVCGPIIGGAFAGSASWRWIFYINFPFVGIGIVCVVVFMNLHFVPTSLSDKLRLIDYIGSVIFIGSTTAFLIPLTWGGVVYSWHSWRTLVPLIIGSVGCGVFVVYEAYFAPAPIIPIDLFKKRTASVSFVSAGLSGLLVWCIVYYMPLYFQAVKEYSPVLTGVCIFPQTFTVAPAGAIAGIAITKSGRYRWAIWSGWALATLGLGLLCILEVGTSVPGWIFLNVVSGIGLGFLFPSVASAIQAATAPEHVPMALAMFSFFRSLGQAVGVAIGGVIFQNRMTANLLNYPKLAPNATAYGADAAGLVDIIKSMPSGQNKHDLQQAFVDSLRIVWAVCCALAGFGLLLSLLNQSYSIDQELASSQGIVEKHQLRPHAESTGA